Proteins encoded in a region of the Diabrotica virgifera virgifera chromosome 4, PGI_DIABVI_V3a genome:
- the LOC114337290 gene encoding uncharacterized protein LOC114337290 isoform X1, which produces MNKYMILAVLLVGAVLVQGKSVQKEDKKEDSSEENVRELAEILNKKFNTTLLLDMIKMAEQTKAKCPDLEEKLDEVSEKIEKCVDDVELGSETFCSLINKNLVKCTKPAIDLIASCLPEESKDLPVMLEKMLAAVVKQACSSTVEEVLELMNPCALEKDFASYPACKEIKTVIDEHKNKLPSKSLICSTMPKVRNCAKAHIEGNCQNTITRQAALKFHDAIDAALKDDCDALNKA; this is translated from the exons TCCTCGTTCAGGGAAAAAGCGTCcaaaaagaagataaaaaagaGGACAGTTCTGAAGAAAATGTCAGAGAACTAGCAgaaatattgaacaaaaaattcAACACTACTCTTCTTCTCGATATGATCAAAATGGCCGAACAAACCAAAGCTAAATGTCCCGACTTGGAAGAAAAACTTGAC GAAGTTTCCGAGAAAATTGAAAAATGCGTTGATGATGTCGAACTTGGATCAGAAACTTTCTGCTCACTCATCAACAAGAACTTGGTTAAATGTACTAAACCCGCCATAGACCTAATTGCTTCTTGTTTACCAGAAGAATCCAAAGACCTTCCAGTAATGTTAGAGAAAATGCTCGCTGCTGTTGTCAAACAAGCTTGCAGTTCTACGGTTGAAGAAGTTTTGG AATTGATGAACCCATGTGCCCTTGAAAAAGATTTCGCTTCGTACCCAGCTTGCAAAGAAATCAAAACAGTTATCGATGAACACAAAAATAAACTTCCATCCAAGTCACTCATCTGCTC aaccaTGCCCAAGGTAAGGAACTGCGCTAAAGCTCACATTGAAGGTAACTGTCAAAACACAATCACCAGACAAGCTGCCTTGAAATTCCACGATGCCATCGATGCTGCCCTTAAAGACGACTGTGATGCCCTTAACAAAGCCTAA